A genomic window from Pseudomonas alcaligenes includes:
- the phoR gene encoding phosphate regulon sensor histidine kinase PhoR, translated as MNQDWRGALVRRLLLLLVGCGLVGLITGEYAWALAVGLGGYLLWHLKQLLRLHKWLRERQPDEAPPEGYGLWGEVFDNIYHLQRRDQRVRGRLQAVIDRVQESTAALRDAVIMLDAEGNLEWWNRAAEQLLGLKTPQDSGQSITNLVRHPRFKEYFEAGNYQEALEIPSPINDRLRLQLQITQYGNREHLMLVRDVTRLYQLEQMRKDFVANVSHELRTPLTVIAGYLETLLDNVEEVNPRWLRALQQMQQQGARMQNLLNDLLLLAKLEATDYPSDNQPVAVDLLLLSIKNDAQALSGNRNHRISLEADPHLRLKGSETELRSAFSNLVFNAVKYSPEDSEIRIRWWGDEQGAHFSVADNGIGIEAKHLPRLTERFYRVDSSRASATGGTGLGLAIVKHVLLRHRARLDIASQVGKGSTFTCHFPAQQVSRRA; from the coding sequence GTGAACCAAGACTGGCGCGGCGCCCTGGTGCGCCGCCTGCTGCTGTTGTTGGTCGGTTGCGGCCTGGTCGGCCTGATCACCGGCGAGTACGCCTGGGCCCTGGCCGTCGGCCTCGGCGGCTACCTGCTGTGGCATCTCAAGCAGCTGCTGCGCCTGCACAAGTGGCTGCGCGAGCGCCAGCCGGACGAGGCCCCGCCCGAGGGCTATGGCCTGTGGGGCGAAGTGTTCGACAACATCTACCACCTGCAGCGCCGCGACCAGCGCGTGCGCGGCCGCCTGCAGGCGGTGATCGACCGCGTGCAGGAGTCCACCGCGGCCCTGCGCGACGCGGTGATCATGCTCGACGCCGAGGGCAACCTGGAGTGGTGGAACCGCGCCGCCGAGCAGCTGCTGGGCCTGAAGACCCCGCAGGACAGCGGCCAGTCGATCACCAACCTGGTGCGCCACCCGCGCTTCAAGGAATACTTCGAGGCCGGCAACTACCAGGAAGCGCTGGAGATCCCCTCGCCGATCAACGACCGCCTGCGCCTGCAGCTGCAGATCACCCAGTACGGCAATCGCGAGCACCTGATGCTGGTGCGCGACGTCACCCGCCTCTACCAGCTGGAGCAGATGCGCAAGGACTTCGTCGCCAACGTCTCCCATGAGCTGCGCACGCCGCTGACGGTGATCGCCGGCTACCTGGAGACCCTGCTGGACAATGTCGAGGAGGTCAACCCGCGCTGGCTGCGGGCCCTGCAGCAGATGCAGCAGCAGGGCGCGCGCATGCAGAACCTGCTCAACGACCTGCTCCTGCTGGCCAAGCTGGAGGCCACCGACTACCCCTCGGACAACCAGCCGGTGGCGGTCGACCTGCTGCTGCTGTCGATCAAGAACGACGCCCAGGCGCTGTCGGGCAACCGCAACCATCGCATCAGCCTGGAGGCCGACCCGCACCTGCGCCTCAAGGGCAGCGAGACCGAGCTGCGCAGCGCCTTCTCCAACCTGGTGTTCAACGCGGTGAAGTACAGTCCCGAGGACAGCGAGATTCGCATCCGCTGGTGGGGCGACGAACAGGGCGCGCACTTCAGCGTGGCCGACAACGGCATCGGCATCGAAGCCAAGCACCTGCCGCGCCTGACCGAACGCTTCTACCGGGTCGACTCCAGCCGCGCCTCCGCCACCGGCGGCACCGGCCTCGGCCTGGCCATCGTCAAGCACGTGCTGCTGCGCCACCGGGCACGCCTGGACATCGCCAGCCAGGTCGGCAAGGGCAGCACCTTCACCTGCCATTTCCCGGCCCAGCAGGTCAGCCGGCGCGCCTGA
- the phoU gene encoding phosphate signaling complex protein PhoU — protein sequence MINKDSLTHHISQQFNAELEEVRSHLLAMGGLVEKQVNDAVTALIEADSGLAQQVREIDDQINQMERNIDEECMRILARRQPAASDLRLIISISKSVIDLERIGDESSKIAKRAIQLCEEGEAPRGYVEVRHIGDQVRRMVQEALDAFARFDADLALSVAQYDKTIDREYKTALRELVTYMMEDPRSITRVLSVIWVLRSLERIGDHARNIAELVIYLVRGTDVRHLGLARMQEEVQGGKGE from the coding sequence ATGATCAACAAAGACAGCCTCACCCATCATATCTCCCAGCAGTTCAACGCCGAGCTGGAGGAGGTGCGCAGCCACCTGCTGGCCATGGGCGGCCTGGTCGAGAAGCAGGTCAACGACGCGGTCACCGCGCTGATCGAGGCCGACTCCGGCCTGGCCCAGCAGGTGCGCGAGATCGACGACCAGATCAACCAGATGGAGCGCAACATCGACGAGGAGTGCATGCGCATCCTCGCCCGGCGCCAGCCGGCGGCTTCCGACCTGCGCCTGATCATCAGCATCTCCAAATCGGTGATCGACCTCGAGCGCATCGGCGACGAGTCGTCGAAGATCGCCAAGCGCGCCATCCAGCTGTGCGAAGAGGGCGAGGCGCCACGCGGCTACGTCGAGGTGCGTCACATCGGCGACCAGGTACGGCGCATGGTGCAGGAGGCGCTGGACGCCTTCGCCCGCTTCGATGCCGACCTGGCCCTGTCCGTGGCGCAGTACGACAAGACCATCGACCGCGAGTACAAGACCGCCCTGCGCGAGCTGGTCACCTACATGATGGAAGACCCGCGCTCGATCACCCGCGTGCTCAGCGTGATCTGGGTGCTGCGTTCGCTGGAGCGCATCGGCGACCATGCACGCAACATCGCCGAGCTGGTGATCTACCTGGTGCGCGGCACCGACGTGCGCCACCTGGGCCTGGCGCGCATGCAGGAAGAAGTGCAGGGCGGCAAGGGCGAGTGA
- a CDS encoding response regulator: MSKVSVLVVDDATFIRDLVKKGLRDHFPGIQIEEAVNGRKAQQMLARQPADLILCDWEMPEMSGLELLAWCREHESLKTTPFIMVTSRGDKENVVQAIQAGVSDFIGKPFSNEQLVTKVKKALHRAGKLAALAAQGSKAPLTSALANDSLAALTGGKAEVVKPAAKPVAQAATDAAAVFAKPAAAPKPAAASPAGRGQGQLRLPGGSMACVIKALSLKEALLVVRRAELLPQVLESAVLDLEQGEAAETARLNGYLHAVAALEPKPDSEWLQLTFKFVDRDPQKLDYLSRLIARGTAQKHFVPGA; this comes from the coding sequence ATGAGCAAAGTCAGCGTGCTGGTGGTGGACGACGCCACCTTTATCCGTGATCTGGTGAAGAAGGGTCTGCGCGACCACTTCCCCGGCATCCAGATCGAGGAGGCGGTCAACGGGCGCAAGGCCCAGCAGATGCTCGCCCGCCAGCCGGCCGACCTGATCCTGTGCGACTGGGAGATGCCGGAGATGTCAGGCCTCGAACTGCTCGCCTGGTGCCGCGAGCACGAGTCGCTGAAGACCACGCCCTTCATCATGGTCACCAGCCGCGGCGACAAGGAGAACGTGGTACAGGCCATCCAGGCCGGCGTCTCCGACTTCATCGGCAAGCCCTTTTCCAACGAGCAGCTGGTGACCAAGGTCAAGAAGGCCCTGCACCGCGCCGGCAAGCTGGCCGCCCTGGCGGCCCAGGGCAGCAAGGCACCGCTGACCTCGGCCCTGGCCAACGATTCGCTGGCTGCCCTGACCGGCGGCAAGGCCGAGGTGGTCAAGCCGGCGGCCAAGCCCGTCGCCCAGGCCGCCACCGATGCCGCCGCCGTGTTCGCCAAGCCTGCCGCCGCCCCTAAGCCCGCCGCAGCCTCCCCGGCCGGCCGCGGCCAGGGCCAGCTGCGCCTGCCCGGCGGCAGCATGGCCTGCGTGATCAAGGCACTCAGCCTCAAGGAAGCGCTGCTGGTGGTCCGGCGCGCCGAGCTGCTGCCGCAGGTGCTGGAAAGCGCGGTGCTCGACCTGGAGCAGGGCGAGGCCGCCGAAACCGCGCGGCTCAACGGCTACCTGCATGCGGTGGCGGCGCTGGAGCCCAAGCCCGACAGCGAGTGGCTGCAGCTGACTTTCAAGTTCGTCGACCGCGACCCGCAGAAGCTCGACTACCTGTCGCGCCTGATCGCCCGCGGCACCGCGCAGAAGCATTTCGTCCCGGGTGCCTAG
- a CDS encoding phosphate ABC transporter permease: MNDLANNSMSASSNSHRLDFNTPALLRKRRMRALKDRLAHWYVSIGGLAVLACITLIFFYLAYVVAPMFAGAELEAKPAQQPAWLAEQQPALLMAVEEQNKVAMRLDAAGRIQFLALKDGAALSNVQLPLPQGSRIVSVGQDQPGSRRVALGLSNGQVLVFEHNYKISYPDNVKTITPSLDYPFGEAPIALDAQGRELDHVAISQNGDTLMLSASVGSELQVLALSREENMMTGEVSLSEERIALPQIAEPIRALFIDPRQHWLFVINGKATADVFDLRSKALNGRYKLLEGGAEVTAASQLLGGISLMIGDSQGGIGQWFMVRDADGKAALTHIRGFQLGDAAVTQILAEERRKGFLALDAEGRLGVFHSTAHRTLLIEPVAEGAAIAALSPRANRVLVESNGQLQRFYIDNPHPEISWSALWGKVWYESYDEPKQVWQSTSANSDFEPKMSLAPLTFGTLKAAFYAMLLAAPLAICAAIYTAYFMAPAMRRKVKPVIELMEALPTVILGFFAGLFLAPYVEGHLPGIFSLLLLTPVGVLLAAYAWSRLPERIRLVVPDGWEAALLVPVILLVGAFSLSMSGHLENWFFGGDMRLWISNDLGITFDQRNALVVGLAMGFAVIPNIYSIAEDAVFSVPKSLTFGSLALGATPWQTLTRVVILTASPGIFSALMIGLGRAVGETMIVLMATGNTPIMDMNIFQGLRTLAANVAVEMPESEVGSTHYRVLFLSALVLLGFTFVMNTLAELIRTRLRKKYASL; encoded by the coding sequence ATGAACGACTTGGCCAACAACAGCATGAGCGCTTCCTCGAACAGCCACAGGCTGGACTTCAACACCCCGGCGCTGCTGCGCAAGCGGCGCATGCGTGCCCTCAAGGACCGCCTGGCGCACTGGTACGTGTCCATCGGCGGCCTGGCCGTGCTGGCCTGCATCACCCTGATCTTCTTCTACCTGGCCTACGTGGTGGCACCGATGTTCGCCGGCGCCGAGCTGGAGGCCAAGCCGGCCCAGCAGCCGGCCTGGCTGGCCGAGCAGCAGCCGGCGCTGCTGATGGCGGTGGAGGAGCAGAACAAGGTGGCCATGCGCCTCGACGCCGCGGGCCGGATACAGTTCCTCGCGCTCAAGGACGGCGCCGCACTCAGCAACGTGCAGCTGCCCCTGCCGCAGGGCAGTCGCATCGTCTCGGTCGGCCAGGACCAGCCCGGCAGCCGCCGCGTGGCGCTCGGCCTGTCCAATGGCCAGGTGCTGGTGTTCGAGCACAACTACAAGATCAGCTACCCGGACAACGTCAAGACCATCACCCCCAGCCTGGACTATCCCTTCGGCGAGGCGCCCATCGCCCTCGACGCCCAGGGCCGGGAACTCGATCACGTGGCCATCAGCCAGAACGGCGACACCCTGATGCTCAGCGCCTCGGTCGGCAGCGAGCTGCAGGTGCTGGCGCTCAGCCGCGAAGAGAACATGATGACTGGCGAGGTGAGCCTCAGCGAGGAGCGCATCGCCCTGCCGCAGATCGCCGAGCCGATCCGCGCGCTGTTCATCGACCCGCGCCAGCACTGGTTGTTCGTGATCAACGGCAAGGCCACCGCCGACGTCTTCGACCTGCGCAGCAAAGCCCTCAATGGCCGCTACAAGCTGCTCGAAGGCGGCGCCGAGGTGACCGCTGCCAGCCAGCTGCTCGGCGGCATCTCGCTGATGATCGGCGACAGCCAGGGCGGCATCGGCCAGTGGTTCATGGTCCGCGATGCCGACGGCAAGGCCGCGCTGACCCACATCCGCGGCTTCCAGCTGGGCGACGCGGCCGTTACCCAGATTCTTGCGGAAGAGCGCCGCAAGGGCTTCCTGGCCCTGGATGCCGAAGGCCGCCTGGGCGTCTTCCACAGCACCGCGCACCGTACCCTGCTGATCGAGCCGGTGGCCGAGGGCGCCGCCATCGCCGCCCTGTCGCCGCGCGCCAACCGCGTGCTGGTGGAGTCCAACGGCCAGCTGCAGCGCTTCTACATCGACAACCCGCACCCGGAGATTTCCTGGAGCGCGCTGTGGGGCAAGGTTTGGTACGAGAGCTACGACGAGCCCAAGCAGGTCTGGCAGTCGACTTCGGCCAACAGCGACTTCGAACCCAAGATGAGCCTGGCGCCGCTGACCTTCGGCACCCTCAAGGCAGCCTTCTACGCCATGCTGCTGGCCGCCCCGCTGGCCATCTGCGCGGCCATCTACACCGCCTACTTCATGGCCCCGGCCATGCGCCGCAAGGTCAAGCCGGTGATCGAGCTGATGGAGGCGCTGCCGACGGTGATCCTCGGCTTCTTCGCCGGCCTGTTCCTGGCGCCCTATGTGGAAGGCCACCTGCCGGGCATCTTCAGCCTGCTGCTGCTGACCCCGGTCGGCGTGCTGCTCGCCGCCTACGCCTGGAGCCGCCTGCCGGAGCGCATCCGCCTGGTGGTTCCGGATGGCTGGGAGGCGGCCCTGCTGGTTCCGGTGATCCTGCTGGTCGGCGCCTTCTCCCTGAGCATGAGCGGCCACCTGGAGAACTGGTTCTTCGGTGGCGACATGCGCCTGTGGATCAGCAATGACCTGGGCATCACCTTCGACCAGCGCAACGCCCTGGTGGTCGGCCTGGCCATGGGCTTCGCGGTGATCCCGAACATCTACTCGATCGCCGAGGACGCCGTGTTCAGCGTGCCGAAGAGCCTCACCTTCGGCTCCCTGGCCCTGGGCGCCACGCCCTGGCAGACCCTGACCCGCGTAGTGATCCTCACCGCCAGCCCGGGCATCTTCTCGGCGCTGATGATCGGCCTGGGCCGCGCCGTCGGCGAGACCATGATCGTGCTGATGGCCACCGGCAACACGCCGATCATGGACATGAACATCTTCCAGGGCCTGCGCACCCTGGCCGCCAACGTGGCGGTGGAAATGCCGGAATCCGAGGTGGGCAGCACCCACTACCGCGTGCTGTTCCTCTCGGCGCTGGTGTTGCTGGGCTTCACCTTCGTGATGAACACCCTGGCGGAGCTGATCCGTACCCGCCTGCGCAAGAAATACGCGTCGCTCTGA
- the pstA gene encoding phosphate ABC transporter permease PstA, which translates to MTASGVSIAVIMTIGLLAVIAVRGLGHFWPADVMQASYQVPGEASRLLAGELVQQEEVPRARLAAAGLPVDVNGGEFMTRELLKVGNREVYGADFSWVVAEWLSDAQTPENLVVMERREWGNFYGYLLSIKESGQVVAEGDAAWTELQGRIARVDQLHAQLVRLEKKDIGRINHGLEQLRLESRGLELEGRLDATAQADLDARRAELDAQYKGLEAELIDLNQQLARDSVVVKTADGREQEIALSKVVRAYQPNAMGVLAKLGFYFAKIWEFLSDDPREANTEGGIFPAIFGTVMMTLIMAVIVTPFGVLAAIYLREYAKQGTLTRIIRIAVNNLAGVPAIVYGVFGLGFFVYVLGGSIDRLFFPESAPAPTFGTPGLLWASLTLAILAVPVVIVATEEGLARIPRALREGSLALGATKAETLWKVVLPMASPAMMTGMILAVARAAGEVAPLMLVGVVKLAPSLPVDGNYPYLHLDQKIMHLGFHIYDVGFQSPNVEAARPLVYATALLLVLVIALLNLSAVFIRNHLREKYKALDH; encoded by the coding sequence ATGACCGCCAGTGGCGTGTCCATCGCGGTGATCATGACCATCGGCCTGCTCGCCGTGATCGCCGTGCGCGGCCTCGGCCATTTCTGGCCGGCCGACGTGATGCAGGCCAGCTACCAGGTGCCGGGCGAGGCATCGCGCCTGCTGGCCGGCGAGCTGGTGCAGCAGGAGGAAGTACCGCGCGCGCGCCTGGCCGCCGCCGGCCTGCCGGTGGACGTCAACGGTGGCGAGTTCATGACCCGCGAGCTGCTCAAGGTGGGCAACCGTGAGGTCTATGGCGCCGACTTCAGCTGGGTGGTGGCCGAGTGGCTGAGCGATGCGCAGACCCCGGAAAACCTGGTGGTGATGGAGCGCCGCGAGTGGGGCAACTTCTATGGCTACCTGCTGAGCATCAAGGAGTCCGGCCAGGTGGTGGCCGAGGGTGACGCCGCTTGGACCGAGCTGCAGGGCCGCATCGCCCGCGTCGACCAGTTGCACGCGCAGCTGGTGCGCCTGGAGAAGAAGGACATCGGCCGCATCAACCATGGCCTCGAGCAGCTGCGTCTGGAGAGCCGCGGCCTGGAGCTCGAGGGCCGTCTGGACGCCACCGCCCAGGCCGACCTGGACGCCCGCCGCGCCGAGCTGGACGCCCAGTACAAGGGGCTGGAGGCCGAGTTGATCGACCTCAACCAGCAGCTGGCGCGCGACAGCGTGGTGGTCAAGACCGCCGATGGCCGCGAGCAGGAAATCGCCCTGAGCAAGGTGGTGCGCGCCTACCAGCCGAACGCCATGGGCGTGCTCGCCAAGCTCGGCTTCTACTTCGCCAAGATCTGGGAGTTCCTCAGCGACGACCCGCGTGAGGCCAACACTGAGGGCGGCATCTTCCCGGCCATCTTCGGCACTGTGATGATGACCCTGATCATGGCCGTGATCGTCACCCCGTTCGGCGTGCTGGCGGCCATCTACCTGCGCGAGTACGCCAAGCAGGGCACCCTGACCCGCATCATCCGCATCGCCGTGAACAACCTGGCCGGCGTACCGGCCATCGTCTACGGCGTGTTCGGCCTGGGCTTCTTCGTCTACGTGCTGGGCGGCTCGATCGACCGCCTGTTCTTCCCCGAGTCCGCCCCGGCGCCGACCTTCGGTACCCCGGGCCTGCTATGGGCCTCGCTGACCCTGGCGATCCTCGCCGTGCCGGTGGTGATCGTCGCCACCGAAGAAGGCCTGGCGCGCATCCCGCGGGCCCTGCGCGAAGGTTCCCTGGCCCTCGGCGCAACCAAGGCCGAGACCCTGTGGAAGGTGGTGCTGCCGATGGCCAGCCCGGCCATGATGACCGGCATGATCCTCGCCGTGGCCCGCGCCGCCGGCGAAGTGGCGCCGCTGATGCTGGTCGGCGTGGTCAAGCTGGCGCCGAGCCTGCCGGTGGACGGCAACTACCCGTACCTGCACCTGGACCAGAAGATCATGCACCTGGGCTTCCACATCTACGACGTCGGCTTCCAGAGCCCCAACGTCGAGGCCGCCCGCCCGCTGGTATACGCCACCGCGCTGCTGCTGGTGCTGGTGATCGCCCTGCTCAACCTGAGCGCGGTGTTCATCCGCAACCACCTGCGCGAGAAGTACAAGGCGCTGGATCATTGA
- the phoB gene encoding phosphate regulon transcriptional regulator PhoB has product MVGKNILIVDDEAPIREMIAVALEMAGYDCLEAENTQQAHALIVDRKPDLILLDWMLPGTSGIELARRLKRDELTDDIPIIMLTAKGEEDNKIQGLEVGADDYITKPFSPRELVARLKAVLRRTAPSDGEAPIEVGGLLLDPISHRVTIDGKPAEMGPTEYRLLQFFMTHQERAYTRGQLLDQVWGGNVYVEERTVDVHIRRLRKALGEAYENLVQTVRGTGYRFSTKS; this is encoded by the coding sequence ATGGTTGGCAAGAACATCCTGATCGTTGACGACGAAGCCCCGATCCGCGAGATGATCGCGGTGGCCCTGGAAATGGCCGGCTACGACTGCCTGGAGGCGGAAAACACCCAGCAGGCCCACGCCCTGATCGTCGACCGCAAGCCGGACCTGATCCTGCTCGACTGGATGCTGCCCGGCACCAGCGGCATCGAGCTGGCGCGCCGGCTCAAGCGCGACGAGCTGACCGACGACATCCCGATCATCATGCTCACCGCCAAGGGCGAAGAGGACAACAAGATCCAGGGCCTGGAAGTCGGCGCCGACGACTACATCACCAAGCCCTTCTCCCCGCGCGAGCTGGTGGCCCGCCTCAAGGCCGTGCTGCGGCGCACCGCGCCGAGCGACGGCGAGGCGCCGATCGAGGTCGGTGGCCTGCTGCTCGACCCGATCAGCCACCGCGTCACCATCGACGGCAAGCCGGCCGAGATGGGCCCCACCGAATACCGCCTGCTGCAGTTCTTCATGACCCATCAGGAGCGCGCCTACACCCGCGGCCAGCTGCTCGACCAGGTCTGGGGCGGCAACGTCTACGTCGAGGAGCGTACCGTCGACGTGCACATCCGCCGCCTGCGCAAGGCGCTCGGCGAGGCCTACGAGAATCTGGTGCAGACGGTGCGCGGCACCGGGTATCGTTTCTCCACCAAGAGCTGA
- a CDS encoding peptidoglycan DD-metalloendopeptidase family protein, with translation MLGRPLLFCALLLAAGQASALTIYKYVDRHGTVTYSDQAVPGAQVFVFRDRMVEKLDNLVKLETKKHEAGETLLVRNDLYAPVEIELRLERLVNAVGAPDEPLRWVLPPRSQIRLATLAPREAGKPMSYKPRLRYAMGDPRLQPLLYRYPLPWRGGPFRLTQGAGGKYSHFTPKGRYAMDIAMPEGTPIVAARGGVVVKTENHQSGRGNNPSGNYVRILHDDGTMGVYLHLMRGSVTVQEGQRVAAGMQIARSGNTGNSTGPHLHFVVQRNVGLALESIPFNFAQPVDSLPNFAVGGE, from the coding sequence ATGCTAGGGCGTCCACTGCTTTTCTGCGCGCTGCTGCTGGCCGCCGGCCAGGCCAGTGCACTGACCATCTACAAATATGTCGACCGTCACGGCACGGTGACCTATAGCGACCAGGCCGTGCCCGGTGCCCAGGTGTTCGTGTTCCGCGACCGCATGGTGGAGAAGCTCGACAACCTGGTGAAGCTGGAGACCAAGAAGCACGAGGCCGGCGAGACCCTGCTGGTGCGCAACGACCTGTATGCACCGGTGGAGATCGAGTTGCGCCTGGAGCGACTGGTCAATGCCGTCGGCGCGCCGGACGAGCCACTGCGCTGGGTGCTGCCGCCGCGCAGCCAGATCCGCCTGGCCACCCTGGCGCCGCGCGAGGCGGGCAAGCCGATGAGCTACAAGCCCAGGCTGCGCTACGCCATGGGCGATCCGCGCCTGCAGCCGCTGCTGTATCGCTACCCGCTGCCCTGGCGCGGCGGGCCGTTCCGCCTGACCCAGGGCGCCGGCGGCAAGTACAGCCACTTCACCCCCAAGGGCCGCTACGCCATGGACATCGCCATGCCCGAAGGCACGCCGATAGTCGCGGCGCGCGGCGGCGTGGTGGTGAAGACCGAGAACCACCAGAGCGGGCGTGGCAACAACCCTTCCGGCAACTACGTGCGCATCCTGCATGACGACGGCACCATGGGCGTCTACCTGCACCTGATGCGCGGTTCGGTGACGGTGCAGGAAGGCCAGCGGGTGGCGGCCGGCATGCAGATCGCCCGTTCCGGCAACACCGGCAACAGCACCGGCCCGCACCTGCACTTCGTGGTGCAGCGCAACGTCGGCCTGGCCCTGGAGTCGATCCCCTTCAACTTCGCCCAGCCGGTGGACAGCCTGCCCAACTTCGCCGTGGGCGGCGAGTAA
- a CDS encoding hemolysin family protein, with product MDPSSSLSTSTLFADLGLVLFALFLVLLNGFFVAAEFAMVKLRSTKVEAIAEQHGWRGHILRTVHNQLDAYLSACQLGITLASLGLGWVGEPAFAELLTPLLAGIGIESEKLVHGIAFFIAFFIISYLHIVVGELAPKSWAIRKPELLSLWTAAPLYGFYWLMYPAIYLLNASANAILRVAGQGEPGPHHEHHYSRDELKLILHSSRARDPSDQDMRVLASAVEMGELEVVDWANSREDLVYIEVGAKLDELFNLFRRHKFSRYPVFDEASASFVGVLHIKDLLLQLSLLEMLPSKFNLAELMRPIERVSKHMPLSSLLEQFRKGGAHFALVEEADGKVVGFLTMEDVLEVLVGDIQDEHHKAERGILAYQPGKLLVRGDTPLFKIERLLGVDLDHIEAETLAGLVYESLNRVPEEDEVLETAGLNIVIKKMKGPKIVLAKVLRLD from the coding sequence ATGGACCCTTCCAGTAGCCTCTCGACCTCCACCCTCTTCGCTGACCTCGGCCTCGTGCTGTTCGCCCTGTTCCTCGTGCTGCTCAACGGCTTCTTCGTCGCCGCCGAGTTCGCCATGGTCAAGCTGCGCTCGACCAAGGTCGAGGCCATCGCCGAGCAGCACGGCTGGCGCGGGCACATCCTGCGCACCGTGCACAACCAGCTGGACGCCTACCTGTCGGCCTGCCAGCTGGGCATTACCCTGGCCTCACTCGGCCTCGGCTGGGTCGGCGAGCCGGCCTTCGCCGAACTGCTCACCCCGCTGCTGGCCGGAATCGGCATCGAGTCGGAGAAGCTGGTCCACGGCATCGCCTTCTTCATCGCCTTCTTCATCATTTCCTACCTGCACATCGTGGTCGGCGAGCTGGCGCCCAAGTCCTGGGCGATCCGCAAGCCCGAGCTGCTGTCGCTGTGGACCGCCGCACCGCTGTACGGCTTCTACTGGCTGATGTACCCGGCCATCTACCTGCTCAACGCCAGCGCCAACGCCATCCTGCGCGTCGCCGGGCAGGGCGAGCCGGGGCCGCACCACGAGCACCACTACAGCCGCGACGAGCTGAAGTTGATCCTCCACTCCAGCCGCGCCCGCGACCCCAGCGACCAGGACATGCGCGTGCTGGCCTCGGCCGTGGAGATGGGCGAACTGGAAGTGGTGGACTGGGCCAACTCGCGCGAGGACCTGGTGTACATCGAGGTCGGCGCCAAGCTGGACGAGCTGTTCAACCTGTTCCGCCGCCACAAGTTCAGCCGCTACCCGGTGTTTGATGAGGCCAGCGCCAGCTTCGTCGGCGTGCTGCACATCAAGGACCTGCTGCTGCAGCTGAGCCTGCTGGAGATGCTGCCGTCCAAGTTCAACCTGGCCGAGCTGATGCGCCCGATCGAGCGGGTCAGCAAGCACATGCCGCTGTCCTCGCTGCTGGAGCAGTTCCGCAAGGGCGGCGCGCATTTCGCCCTGGTCGAGGAGGCCGACGGCAAGGTGGTCGGCTTCCTGACCATGGAAGACGTGCTGGAGGTGCTGGTCGGCGACATCCAGGACGAACATCACAAGGCCGAACGCGGCATCCTCGCCTACCAGCCGGGCAAGCTGCTGGTGCGCGGCGACACCCCGCTGTTCAAGATCGAGCGCCTGCTCGGTGTCGACCTCGACCACATCGAGGCCGAGACCCTGGCCGGGCTGGTCTACGAGAGCCTCAACCGGGTGCCGGAAGAGGACGAAGTGCTGGAGACCGCAGGCCTCAACATCGTCATCAAGAAGATGAAGGGGCCGAAGATCGTCCTGGCCAAGGTGCTGCGGCTGGACTGA
- the pstB gene encoding phosphate ABC transporter ATP-binding protein PstB produces MQHEVHTHGIDMAALGREKQGLNLAEETVALEVPKLNLYYGDKQALFDVSLNIPKQRVTAFIGPSGCGKSTLLRTFNRMNDLVDGCRVDGQILLDGQDIYKKGVDVAELRRRVGMVFQKPNPFPKSIYENVVYGLRIQGVNQKRVLDETVEWALKSAALWDEVKDRLHESALGLSGGQQQRLVIARTVAVQPEVLLLDEPCSALDPISTLKVEELIYELKSKYTIVIVTHNMQQAARVSDYTAFMYMGKLIEFGDTDTLFTNPAKKQTEDYITGRYG; encoded by the coding sequence ATGCAGCACGAAGTACACACCCACGGTATCGACATGGCCGCCCTCGGCCGCGAGAAGCAGGGCCTCAACCTGGCCGAAGAGACGGTCGCCCTGGAGGTGCCCAAGCTCAACCTCTATTACGGCGACAAGCAGGCGCTGTTCGACGTCAGCCTGAACATCCCGAAGCAGCGCGTGACCGCCTTCATCGGACCAAGCGGCTGCGGCAAGTCGACCCTGCTGCGCACCTTCAACCGCATGAATGACCTGGTCGATGGCTGCCGCGTGGACGGCCAGATCCTCCTCGACGGCCAGGACATCTACAAGAAGGGCGTGGACGTCGCCGAGCTGCGCCGCCGCGTGGGCATGGTGTTCCAGAAGCCCAACCCGTTCCCCAAGAGCATCTACGAGAACGTGGTGTACGGCCTGCGCATCCAGGGCGTGAACCAGAAGCGCGTGCTCGACGAGACCGTGGAATGGGCGCTGAAGAGCGCGGCGCTGTGGGATGAGGTCAAGGACCGCCTGCACGAATCCGCCCTCGGCCTGTCCGGTGGCCAGCAGCAGCGCCTGGTGATCGCCCGTACCGTGGCGGTGCAGCCGGAAGTGCTGCTGCTCGACGAGCCCTGCTCGGCGCTCGACCCGATCTCCACCCTCAAGGTCGAGGAACTGATCTACGAGCTGAAGAGCAAGTACACCATCGTCATCGTCACCCACAACATGCAGCAGGCGGCGCGCGTCTCCGACTACACCGCGTTCATGTACATGGGCAAGCTGATTGAGTTCGGCGACACCGACACCCTGTTCACCAACCCGGCGAAGAAGCAGACCGAAGACTACATCACCGGCCGCTACGGCTAA